In Candidatus Manganitrophus morganii, the genomic window TTTCCTTCTTGACCCGATCGGCGATCACTCTCTTTTCGTGCTCGAGCGATTTGATGTTCTTCGTCGTCGCCAGCGCCGCCATATTCCTCGGAAGGAGAAAATTTCGGGCATAACCGTCCGCCACGTTGACCAGGTCCCCCATTCTTCCCAACTTATCGACATCTTCTCTTAAAATCACTTTCATAAAGCGCTTCTCCCTTCGCCGGATAGATTGCAAGACGAGGCCCGGCGGGGTGCCGGGCCGAATTTTGCTATTTTATTGGAGCGCGGCCGTCTTGTCAACGTCTATATCGATCCGCCTGAGATCCTCCTTGGCGACATCATAGAGGGTCCACCCCTCTTTATTGAGGGTCATCACGATCTGTCTCTTTCGGAGGCTCTGCTCGATATCAATGGAGGAAGGGGGCTCATTAAAGCCGTTATGGAAGTGATAGAGACCGACCACACGCTCCCCGAAGGGGATTTTTCCAAGCGCCTCCTTGAATTGATAAGGGGAGAGGAGATAACGCGACTCGGAAAGGGCCTCGTAAGTATCGATGAAGTTGTCGATGAGGCTCTGCTTGATCGGAGCGGTCAGCCGTTCACTCTTCAGAGCGGAGATCAGATCGCCCCTCCATTTCCGTTCCACACCGACCTTTTCGAACACCTCTTGGGCCTCTTTATCATCGAGGAATGCGATGAACTGCGACACCGAATCCCCTTTTTCTCGAAGCCGGCCGAGATAAACCTCATTCAGAGAGGTGATCTCATAGAGACGGAGTGACGGATTTCCCTGCCGGTGCGAGAGGGTCAAGATTCCTCCGAGCTCGCTTTGGCGATGCCGGCGGGAGGCCGCCAGGCGATCGTAAATCTCTTGACCGATCCCAGGAGATTCGAGCGCCACCCTCAAATCGCGGTGGGAAACCTGGTTTAAGTCGAACCGATAAAGATGATGGCCGGCGATCTCATAAAAATGCCCCATCAACGTGTAGGGGAATTCGTGGGTCGCGATTTTGTAGAAGATCGGAATTCCCTGGACGAAGGTCCGGTTTCCTTTATAAAGCCGCTCCAGCGGCGGCTCGGCCGGGTAAATGAACTGAGTCGAAAGTTGAAGATAGCAGATCAGAAGGGGGATCAACCAATAGTCGTTCAGTTTTCGGCGAAGACGATTCGGGAAGGTCCGGCTTCGTCGCTCCCAACCGGACGGGTCTGGGAAGGTTGCGGCATTGTCAGTCATGAGACTTTCCTTTCACTCTTGGCATCGATCGATACGTGGTTGGATCTGAGAGTCCGGCGGCCCGGAAAGCCCGCATCCGCTCCGCGCACTTGTTGCAGTTTCCGCAGTGGACCATTCCCTTTGGCGCGATGCAGGAGAAGGTGAGGGAGAGGGGAAGGGCGCGCCCGCGCTCCAGCACCTCGCGTTTGGTGATCTGCGCATAGGGGGTGATCACCGTGAGGGGGGCCCGGAGGCCTTCCGACAGGGAGGCTTCCATCGTCCTGAAAAAAAGGGGGGTGCTGTCGGGGAAAGGATTCCCCTTGAGGATGCCGGAGGCGATAAACGCGATCCCCTGCAGCGCCGCATACACCGACGCTTTCGAGAGGAGAATGATATTTCTTCCCGGAAGGTAGACGGCCGCATCCTCCGATTCAAAGGACGGGATTTTCTTTCCGGTCAAACTCCAATGATCGGGGTAGATATCCCGAAGCGGCAGGTCGACGATCTTAAGGGGGGCGATGGTCTTGGAGGCGATCTTTTTGAGGTAACGGCGTAGCCAGTGAAGCTCGACCTTCTCCCAGGCGAATCCGTTTCGAATGTAGAAGGGAATCACCGATGTGAACTGAGACGACAGTTCCGACACCAGCACCGCGCTGTCGATCCCGCCGCTGACTAAAGCAAGCACCTTTTCTTCTCTGCCTCTTCCCTTCCGACCTTTCATACCAGCCTGGACTTCCGAGATAGGAGCCGATTCTAACAAAGTGCTTTCATCAAATCAATTCCGAAGTTGTATTTCGATCAAATTTTTCTGGCACAATATTGTCCGATACCGACGGAAATCTTGACACCCGGCAAAAAAGGGAAGACCCGATCCCTCCTTGATCTTTTCCGCCCCGCATACTATCATAGCGAAATTCTGCAAACGGGAGCAATGCTCGAATGAAACTCAAGGGAAAGACGGTCCTCGTCACCGGCGCCGGCCGCCGGGTCGGGAAATC contains:
- a CDS encoding 7-cyano-7-deazaguanine synthase, with protein sequence MLALVSGGIDSAVLVSELSSQFTSVIPFYIRNGFAWEKVELHWLRRYLKKIASKTIAPLKIVDLPLRDIYPDHWSLTGKKIPSFESEDAAVYLPGRNIILLSKASVYAALQGIAFIASGILKGNPFPDSTPLFFRTMEASLSEGLRAPLTVITPYAQITKREVLERGRALPLSLTFSCIAPKGMVHCGNCNKCAERMRAFRAAGLSDPTTYRSMPRVKGKSHD